GTGCCGAAGCAGGAGCAGCAGCAGATCGTCGACCGCGTGTCGCAGATGCTGCAGATCCAGCACCTGCTCGACCGCAAGCCGGGCCAGCTGTCCGGCGGCCAGCGCCAGCGTGTCGCGATGGGCCGCGCGCTCGCGCGCGATCCGTCGCTGTTCCTGTTCGACGAGCCGCTGTCGAACCTCGACGCGAAGCTGCGTATCGAGATGCGCGCGGAAATCAAGCTGCTGCACCAGCGCCTCGGCACGACGATCGTCTACGTGACGCACGACCAGATCGAGGCGATGACGCTCGGCGACCGGATCGCGGTGATGAAGGACGGCGTGGTCCAGCAGTTCGGCGCGCCGCAGGAGATTTACGATTCGCCGTCGAACCTGTTCGTCGCGGGCTTCATCGGCGCGCCGCCGATGAACTTCATCAACGGCAAGCTGGTCGAGCAGGGCAGCGGGATCGCGCTCGAGATCGATACGGGCCTCGCGCGCAGCGCGCTGAACCTGCCGTTCGACGCGAAGCGGATGAACGGCCACGTCGGCCGCGAGGTGATCCTCGGGCTGCGCCCGGAGCGCATCACCGACGCGCGCAACGCACACCACGGCGAGGCGTCGACGCTGCAGCCGATCGACGTGCGCGTCGACGTGACCGAGCCGACCGGGCCGGATACGCACGTGTTCGCGCAGGTGAACGGCAAGCGGATCGTGAGCCGCGTGCATCCGGCCGCGAACCCGCAGCCGGGTCAGACGCAGTCGCTGCTGTTCGACGTGTCGAAGGCCGTGCTGTTCGATCCGGCATCGGAAGAGCGGATCGCGTGACGCAGCGGTTGCGCTGAACGAAAGAGCAAGGGGCCGTGTCGAACGGCCCCTTTTGTTTGCGTGATGCGGCCGACGTGGCCGCGGACGTGGCGATCAGTGCGGCAGCCGCACGTCGAACTTGAACGTCGCGAGCCGCGCGACGAGGATGAAGCCGGTCGCGAGCAGCACGCTGTACACCGAGTCGAACTGCAGCCACACGAGCAGCAGATAGAACCAGCAGCCGACGAACGCGCAGGTCGCGTACGGCCGCGAATCGCGCAGGATCAGCGGGATGTCGTTGCACAGCACGTCGCGGACGATCCCGCCGACCACGCCGGTGATCACGCCCATCATCACCGCGATGAAGCGCGGCATCTCGGCGTCGAGCGCGATCGCCGTGCCCGAGATGCTGAAGATGCCGAGCCCGATCGCGTCGGCGATCAGCAGCAGCCGTTCGGCCGACAGTCGCGACAGCATCCGCAGCACGAACGGCGCGAACAGCGCGAGCACGAAGATCGCGATCACGTAGTCGTCGTGCACGACCCAGTAGAACGGCCGGCGCTCGAGCAGGATGTCGCGCAGCGTGCCGCCGCCGAACGCGGTCGCGAGCGCGACGACGAACGTGCCGACCGAGTCGAGGCGGTTCTTGCGCGCCTCGATGAAGCCCGAAATCGCGAAGGCCAGCGTGGCGATCGCCTCCAGTATCGCGATCGCGAGCGTCAGCCTAGGATGCGGCACGCGGCCCCCGCTCGGCCGGCGCCGCATGCGGCTGCAGCAGCACGAGTACCGCGCCTGCACCGCCGTCGTTGCCGCGCGCCTCGCAGAACGCGATCACTTCTTCCTTCTGCACGAGCCACGCGCGCACCTTGCCTTTCAGCACGGGTTCCTTGCCGATCGAGCCGAGCCCCTTGCCGTGGATCACGCGCAGGCAGCGCAGCCCCTTCTTGCCGGCTTCGCGGATGAATTCGGCGAGCGCGTCGCGCGCCTCGTCGCGCCGCATCCCGTGCAGGTCGATCTGCGCCTGCACGATCCACGCGCCGCTGCGCAGCTTGCGCACGACGTCGCGGCTGATGCCGGGGCGGTGGTAGTACAGCGAGTCGTCGCTGTCGAGCAGCGTCTCGGGATCGAATTCGTCGGACAGCGTCGCATTCAGCACGGCTTCCTCGTCGCGCTGGGTCTGCTTCGGCACCGGGTCGGGCGGCGTGCGGCCCGACGACGCGCGCGGCGGCGCGTTCAGCGGCCGGATCGAGCCGATTTCGTTGCGGAACAGGTTCGCGTCGGCTTCCGCCTTGCGCTCTGCCTTCGCGGTTTCGACGCGCGTGCGTTCGCGGCGCTCGGCTTCGCCTTGCAGCGACTTGCGTAATGCGCCGAGGCCCGCGAGGCCCTGGCCGCGCAATGCGGCCGGATCGGGCGCGGGCGGCGGGGCGGCCGGCGCGGGGTTCGCGGGACGGGCGGCGATCTTCCGCTTCGCGGGATCGCTCGGATGGGGCTGGTTCTTCGCCATGATTCGGTAACAGGGCAGGCGCGTTCGGGCGCGCGGGCAAAAAAAAGCCGCTGCACGGCGGCAGCGGCTTTCCGGTCGGGCCCGCTTCGCGGCAGCGGACGCCATTGTAGCGCCCGGCGCGGTCAGGCTCGCGGCTTACTTCTTGTCGTGCAGGCTTTCGAGGTAGCGCTGCGCGTCGAGCGCGGCCATGCAGCCCGTGCCCGCGCTCGTGATCGCCTGGCGATACACGTTGTCCTGCACGTCGCCTGCAGCGAACACGCCCGCGACGCTCGTCGACGTCGCGTTGCCGTGCAGGCCGCTCTTCGTCAGGATGTAACCGTCCTTCATCTCGAGCTGGCCCTGGAACAGGTCGGTGTTCGGCTTGTGGCCGATCGCGACGAACACGCCCTGCACGGCGAGGTCTTCCGTCGCGCCGGTCTTCACGTTCTTGATGCGCAGGCCCGTGACGCCCGAATCCTCGCCCGTCACTTCGTCGAGCACGTGATCCCACTTGATCACGACGGCGCCTTCCTTTTCCTTCTCCAGCAGGCGGTCGATCAGGATCGGCTCCGCGCGGAACTTGTCGCGGCGGTGGATCACCGTGACCTTCTTCGCGATGCCCGTCAGGTAGAGCGCTTCCTCGACGGCCGTGTTGCCGCCACCGATCACCGCGACTTCCTGGCCGCGATAGAAGAAGCCGTCGCAGGTCGCGCAGGCCGACACGCCCTTGCCCATGAAGTGTTCTTCGGACGGCAGGCCGAGATACTGCGCGGACGCGCCGGTCGCGATGATCAGCGAGTCGCACGTGTATTCGCCCGAGTCGCCGATCAGGCGGATCGGCTGCTCGTGCAGCTTCGCGGTGTGGATGTGGTCGAAGATGATTTCGGTGTTGAAGCGCTCGGCGTGCTCGAGGAAGCGCGCCATCAGCTCCGGACCCTGCACGCCTTTCGCGTCAGCCGGCCAGTTTTCGACATCGGTCGTGGTCATCAGCTGGCCGCCCTGCGCGATGCCGGTGATCAGCACCGGGGACAGGTTGGCGCGTGCCGCGTAGACGGCGGCCGTGTAGCCGGCGGGGCCGGAACCGAGAATCAGG
The DNA window shown above is from Burkholderia cepacia and carries:
- the trxB gene encoding thioredoxin-disulfide reductase — protein: MSTPKHAKVLILGSGPAGYTAAVYAARANLSPVLITGIAQGGQLMTTTDVENWPADAKGVQGPELMARFLEHAERFNTEIIFDHIHTAKLHEQPIRLIGDSGEYTCDSLIIATGASAQYLGLPSEEHFMGKGVSACATCDGFFYRGQEVAVIGGGNTAVEEALYLTGIAKKVTVIHRRDKFRAEPILIDRLLEKEKEGAVVIKWDHVLDEVTGEDSGVTGLRIKNVKTGATEDLAVQGVFVAIGHKPNTDLFQGQLEMKDGYILTKSGLHGNATSTSVAGVFAAGDVQDNVYRQAITSAGTGCMAALDAQRYLESLHDKK
- a CDS encoding trimeric intracellular cation channel family protein translates to MRRRPSGGRVPHPRLTLAIAILEAIATLAFAISGFIEARKNRLDSVGTFVVALATAFGGGTLRDILLERRPFYWVVHDDYVIAIFVLALFAPFVLRMLSRLSAERLLLIADAIGLGIFSISGTAIALDAEMPRFIAVMMGVITGVVGGIVRDVLCNDIPLILRDSRPYATCAFVGCWFYLLLVWLQFDSVYSVLLATGFILVARLATFKFDVRLPH
- a CDS encoding Smr/MutS family protein, producing MAKNQPHPSDPAKRKIAARPANPAPAAPPPAPDPAALRGQGLAGLGALRKSLQGEAERRERTRVETAKAERKAEADANLFRNEIGSIRPLNAPPRASSGRTPPDPVPKQTQRDEEAVLNATLSDEFDPETLLDSDDSLYYHRPGISRDVVRKLRSGAWIVQAQIDLHGMRRDEARDALAEFIREAGKKGLRCLRVIHGKGLGSIGKEPVLKGKVRAWLVQKEEVIAFCEARGNDGGAGAVLVLLQPHAAPAERGPRAAS
- a CDS encoding ABC transporter ATP-binding protein, producing the protein MASLSIRDVYKTYPNGVPVLKGVDIEIEDGQFLILVGGSGCGKSTLLNMIAGLETVTSGEICIDGKVVNDLSPKDRDIAMVFQSYALYPSMTVRENISFGLNIRKVPKQEQQQIVDRVSQMLQIQHLLDRKPGQLSGGQRQRVAMGRALARDPSLFLFDEPLSNLDAKLRIEMRAEIKLLHQRLGTTIVYVTHDQIEAMTLGDRIAVMKDGVVQQFGAPQEIYDSPSNLFVAGFIGAPPMNFINGKLVEQGSGIALEIDTGLARSALNLPFDAKRMNGHVGREVILGLRPERITDARNAHHGEASTLQPIDVRVDVTEPTGPDTHVFAQVNGKRIVSRVHPAANPQPGQTQSLLFDVSKAVLFDPASEERIA